The Polypterus senegalus isolate Bchr_013 chromosome 10, ASM1683550v1, whole genome shotgun sequence genomic interval CTTCAATCACGTCTTGAGTGCTTCATTTCAAAATCCAAAGTAGTGCTGTACAGTCAAAATTACGAAcactgtgtcactgtccaaatacttatggacccaACTGTATTCTTGAGCTTCTGAATTACAGTTTAAGTGTTAGTTACATTGTTATTGAGAGACatctattgtttttgttatttttttctggatattGTTCTGAATAAATGCTGATGGACACATTTTTGTCATTAGTTTAAACAGATCATTTATATGCatattttcttaaacattttgcacttgaggttttatttatttgatcgGGGGGAGGAGCTTTTATCGGCTTATAACACCTGTTACTGGAAAtcagactttttactttttttttttttaattcttatcagTGACAAATGTCTGATAAGTCGAGCTCTAATATGTAATGTAATTTTTGATGATGGAGTTGTACTACCTGAGGACTGTAAATCAACAGAAATAGTGTAATAGTTTTATTAACAACATACTGTAGCAGACAAAGTCAGTTTATCTTGTGATGTTAAGCCTGGTGTGAAATTCCAGGACACTGTAATGTTGATGACATGTTGCAGTTATTGGGCATTGTTAATGGGATGAAAATCACCAGTGATAAGACAAAAGACTGTGATGTTTGCATTGAGGGAAAATTTGTTaacaacagaagaaaagaaaccTGATGCTAAAGTTCCGATACACCTGGTAAATACTGACTTAGCAGGTCCAATTGATCCAGTCACTATAGACAGATTTAGATATGTAGTGTTCTTTACAGTTGACTTCTCAGGAGCAGTATTTgtctaattccttaaaacaaATCTGAAAGATTGTTGGCAGCAGTGAGATTCCTGGCAGATTGTGCACCCTATGGTGAAGTCCAGTGTATACGGTCACATAATGGTACTGAGTACATGGAAGAAGCTTTCCAATCACTCGTGAGGAATAAGGGTGTTAGACCCAAGGCTTCATTCCCTTATTCTCCTTGTCAGAATGGTACAACTGAGCAGTAGTGGAGAGCCTTTTTAAAATGGGTAGATGTCTTCTGTTAGGAAATGGATTACCTGAAACCTTGGCCATTAGCTGTCCAAAAATGCACTTTACTTTGTGCTGACTGGGAGAAGTCAAACCTGTCTGAAATGTGGATTTTTGGGTCAGACTGTTACGTGTGCAAACatgacctcaaaaaaaaaaaaaaaaactagagtcCAAATGTGAATAGGGTATATTCCCGGGATATGACAAGAACAGCCCAGCGTATCAAGTGTATTACCCAGACAAAGGGTTCAGACACAGACTgataaaattaatcaaaacaaaTCTTATTGAGAAACAGTCagtttattaacaaaactaaaaagtatgaaaaaaataatgtaaaatttgaATAAGGAactgcagcatttcatttaacttaaaaaaactaACAAGGCCATCTGTTAGGAATGCCAATCCTAAAAAGGTGATTCGGAACTGCCAAGTTTCTGGTTCACGGACTACAATGTGAAAGAAGTCTGCAAAACCTTCCTGTACAGAGagatgggaaaagaaaaaaaaaaaaaaacatggttaaGAAAATGGTGGCGGCTAATTATACTACTTCTGCTTTTTCAATGTCAGCAATGATCAACAGAAcaataataaacagaataaagaagGCAGACCTCTCAGTCACCCACAAAAAGCAGTGACTAGAATGACTGCTACCACGATCAGTCCAGGAAAAGTTCATCTCATTCACAAACAATGGCTAACTGAATGAAAACATAGAGTACACTTTGCATAGCTCTTTCGAGCACATTTTCAGCATTCTGTAATTCAGACTATATTACAGGATCAAGTACTACACTAGAAATAGGTACTTCCGTGGTAACTTAAAACTAGCCATCACCCacaaaaaaagatatgaaaaaaacacCACCCCACTCTCAGATCTTAAAAATAATCACATTATAAAGGTATGAAATAATAGCAAAAGTGTTTTGCATACCCAAGCTCTATTTTTCACCATCCAATCCTTACAATGTTTAAGCAGTAAGGCAGAAATGTGGTCTGCTAAGGGCAGGATGCAATGCTCCAGGTGGACTTGCTTTAGGTGCTTGGCTACAGCTGACCCAAATACTATGAAGCCTGTAACATGTCTCCATTTCATTACTCTCTCAGTGAGCATGTCTTGAGCAAGATCGGTCATGTACTCAAGGAGTTCCTTCTGGGAGAAATCGATCGTCTGCAGAGCTTCTGGAAAGGAAACAGAATGTATATTTAAAACCCTACAAGATTCTAAACTTATTTGATACCCTATGTAGAAGGATGATCGGAAGAAACAGCATTTAGTAAAGCACTGCATGTGGTCTGTACAGCAACCATGGAAATGTATTCAACACAATGAAACCGTAAGTAAACTTCCAAAACCTGATGTCTAACTACCAAGACTCTGCTATCTACAAATGAGACAAAGGTGAGTGAAAGATAAAGATTTCACTGCAGCTCAAAGCATTAGTATAATCACTGAATAAACTAATCAATAAAACACCTAATAAAAGGTAATACTTTAATGTAATTGGAGCAGTATTCAGAAaaacatctctttttttttttttttatattcgaGTCGGGCTTCTATCAAACaaccaaatttaaaattaaacagtcagtcaaagagaagaaaaatgtattacagCGTATAGAAATATGCCAAACACCACTAACATTTAACTTCAAAATAACAACATCTCAACCCGATTTGAAAACGAggacaaaagcaagggaatgttATCAAAAATCTTTGTTCACATATTAGACATCCattcattacccaacccactatatcctaactacagggtcacgggggtctgctggagccatcccagccaacacagggtgcaaggcaggaaacaaaatccgggcagggcaacagcccacCGCCGgaagcgcgcacacacacacacaccaagcacacactatggacaatctagaatcgccaatgcacctaacctgcatgtctctggactgtgggaggaaaccggagtaccaggaggaaacccacgtagacacggggagaacatgcaaactccacgcagggaggacccgggaagtgaacccgggtctcctaactacgaggcagcagcgctagtcACTGTGCCGCCGTGCCGCCCATATCAGACAAGTTCACAATTACCCAACCcccatttttggggaaaaaaaatgtttacttgagcaCACAGGCTTCCATCATAATACATGACCTACCtatgttttgaaagttttttagAATAAAGAGCCTTTTGtgcttaagtattttttttatttatatatatatatatatatatatatatatatatatatatatatatatatatatatatagtggatgtTGGGTAATTGTGAACTTGTAATGTCTAAcgtgaacaatttttttttttttaaatgacctaGCCTTTGTTTTGAATTTATGTATAATCCAAGCTGGTCTAGTACAACTGTAATGGCTTTTGATTAACATCGTCACCTGATCCTTAAAACTGCATTCCAGCACTCTGTCTCCTCTTGAGCCAAAAGCTTAAGAGTGATACCTTAATGACTGTGTAATTAATGCTGTGCAGGagtgatttgttttaaaagacaCTACATCAGTCTTTCCAGTCCAGAATCATCTACCTGGACAGATGGTCACCCCAGACTTATCTTGGTTCTCTACACCAAGGGATTCATTTTGATACTGTGGGAAAACTTTTATCACAGTCTTCCTTTCTGTGCTCTTAAGATCGCTAAAAAGTTGTTTGTTAGTTTGAAAGAGACAAATTGTTTTATGAATGCATGGCTGTTTTCCCTTCCTACATGGACAGGTTCTGGCTGTCTTACGTAATAATGACATATGGAGCAATAACAACCTACTAACAAAGGAAACTCTGGACTCGTGCTGTGATAGATACAGAAATGTATTTCTAGGGGATGATCCAGCAACAGAATGAGGCACAGAATGAGCAATAGACATTTCTTTCAAGCTTacccaaatgctttttttttgtttcctcccattgtccaaagacatgcaggttaagtgaattggctTTATTGAATTGGCCAGTGTGTTTACTAAGACAtgggtcctggagggctgcaggttttcattttaaacatcttcttaattagtgatcagttttgcCTGCTAATTAACTTGCTTTTCCTTAGCTTTAATTAACTTGGCtgaggccccttagttgtttcttttttcttaattagcagccaaacaataattagacacaaaatgagctgccacatgtccagctaacctgtgcccatcacacaatatgtggaaataaagaaaggtgaaggtctcagtaaggtttaTCTCCAAAGTCACTAGAAGAGTTTgatgtgttcttagaaaaaacagaaaatcaacagttttggaaatgtctgctgtggcagaatgagagcaggaaCAAGCTgcagaattaaataacgggtttaattaacagcaagaatcggcttctcattaagaacctGGTTGGagggaaactggttggagtttgaagccccaatttagctggtcatctgtcggctcatttcacacctcatttctgtttgactgtcattttaatgatgaaaagaatcaattcagaagaccgAATCCTTAAACACAGGACTATTAAACtcaagggaaaagaagttaattagcagtgaaacctgGTCACTctattaggaaaagggttagaatgaaaacctgtagccactgcggccttccaggcctggagttcgacatccGTGGAGAGATGGAGTGGTATCCTGTCCAGGTGTTATTCCTACTTTGCGCCCAATGATTGTTGATTAAAGATCGATAGGCTCCAGCTGCACCACAACCACGCCCTGGATAggtggttaagaaaatggatgtatttttaaattgtaacctATTAATCAGAGGCTGAAAAGTAATAATCAAAATGTGATGCTTCCCAACAACTCCAGTTACACGTTACAATAATGTAATCAAAAGACGATAAAAGAAAGTTAGTACAATTGATCTTAAGATCACTGTTCTCAAACTATGTTGCCAAATACTTAAAATATAAAGCAGGGAATTGAACTAGCACAAGACTATTCTTAAAGATTTtggaataaatgtattttgtccGTGTCAGTGTGCATCACTTTGTATtacctccactgacagactattTCCACTCATTAAGGCAGTGTGAACTTTAAAAGGACTTCTGACACCACCCATACAAACACTGATGATGCTTTGAGTTTGTGTTATAAACTAGTGTGATACAACAAGGAGTGCTCAGTGTGTTATTTTTGGTCAAGAATACTTAATGTATGGCCAGCATACACAAGTCAAACatgtacaaacataaaacacattaaatatgtGTATTAGAGAATatgtaaaaattgaaaatatttggaCATTATTACTTTATAAAGTTGGAAACCTTGGTCacaattactgtacatatacataaatatgataAGAAATAACTTGTAAAGTACGTATACTGTACGCAACCAACATCAAGAACATTTCAAGTTTGCTTAGGCTGAAGCACGTGGGACATTTGCAATCACTTGGAAAGATTAcactaattgttttttatttttcattgatttgaACAGCAAACAGGTTTATGCACTGTTGGTTAGCAAAATGGCCAATGGTATAACCTGTAGTATGCTGAATACTGAATAATTGGTGGCTGCTTTCCAGACGTACACTGTTACATTGGATAGACAATGAtttagaaattttatttatagtaAATATATATGCACATTTTGTCGCACGTTCTACAGACAAAATAAATACGCAAATAAAAAACAGtgtgaaatgtgacaaataaatgCTAGTATAAATGTGTCATTAAACGTTTTGCTTATTTCTTAATGTACTTACGTAATTGTATCATATCATGTCATTTTCCAATCTGCTTAATTTAGATCAGGGTCGCTTGGGGGTGTAAGCCAAAAACAAACTCTGGACATGGTGACAGATCATCGCAGGGCGAACAGACACACGCCCATCTAGAGCCAACTTTGTTGAGTGAAAACGGCACTTTTAATATCAAGGCATCTttcgtgtgctttgtttcttaaataaaatttgttaagAGTATTTTTATGCGCACGTTTTACGTTATTTGTCACATTTCGATGTGCTTTTATTCCCGTATTCATTTTTGTCGGAAATACTCTTAAATATTAAAACACCCCCCACCCCACAGGTTGCAGCGAGAAGAGTCTTTCCCTTCAAGACACCGACTCCAACGCTTaccattaaaaaatgatttgttgtttttgattattCGATCCCCAACACGAACAAGGATGTCGAAAGGTTTCCTTCCAGTGCGGCTACATGAGTGGGGCAATCCGGCTGATCGGAATAAGTAAGCCGCAATCAGCTCCCGGGTTTCCTTCTCCAATCGGGAAACAGGCCTGCGTCCATACTGAACGCTGTCGACGGGTCTTGAAGTCGCATCCTGAGTAAATGGACAGCTGTCTACGTTGGCGTCCTCGCCCAATTTCAAGCAATTCTTCGACGATAACTTATGAAGCTGTAAGACCGAATCCGCCTCTTCCAAACAATCGTCACACTCGCCATTCTCGAGCCTCCTTGACATCGTTTGCGTGCTTTTTGGAAAGTCggacattttttctctttttttgcgcaAAATCTATAGTGTAGTTTtcaaaaacggtaacttttacaagcaaCATTGTAAACTTTCGGCGGCAAATCAAGAGAAGGAAAACTTTTCTTCTTCCGTGTAATGTACTGGTTGTTCCGAGATGCTATGCTAATCGCTCTGAAACGTTTGATTCACGCTGTTTGGATACGGAAATGTTTCAACAGAGTGCAACTGTAGCCGAGAGGTCTGTCCTCCCGCGGGATTTCCGTGAGACTCGCATGACAAATTGCAATTGAGCGCGATGCGGGACTGAGTTTTAGTAATGCGGGCGGTGGGAGCTAGGGTGTGGGAAAGTAAATTCTTTACATTCATTCAAAGtttattcttatatatatatatatatatatatatatatatatatatatatatatatatatatatatatatatatatatatatatatatatatatatatatatatatatatatatatatatatatatatatataatttacctaAGCAGTTAGGGCGCATGCGTATACTGTCTCGCGCCCAGGCCTTCTCAAGATTGCAAAGCAAAAGAGACAACCTTAAATCCATAGCAGAGAAAACGGCATTAAAAAAGGATAGTACAACACTGTTTTCAAAGCTCCTTAAAGTAATGACTGACATTTGGCagtcattttcaaatgtaatcgATGGCGATAGCAAACAACCGCCGTTTGCTTGATACGATAAATGTGTGAAAGTGCTAGCATACAGTGGACACAAGTCCGGCTCCTCAGGATTAAAGCGCCACGCGTGTGCAGTAACGAAGGGTCAAACTAAATGCATATTCTTGTTAAACCTGTCAAAAGTAGCAACTGATGCTAAATGCAAAATgtcatgtattaataatacagtacactATCGTTGCCCTTTTTTCCTTTAATAAGAACGGACGAGCAGACAGCGCGGGCCTttttctttcatgtctttattgaacaACAACTAACAAAATGTGCAAGGCATTACCAATCAAATCACCAGGTGTCAACCCACAATCAGACATCAATAGCTGAACTGAGATGTACACTTATACTGATATATAACAGTTCCTCCCCTCTAAAAATTAGAAgtaattaacttcctttttttctgaagaaatcaaaacattgaattctatctttacatttaattttcaattagtCTCTGTGGAGGCTTGTGTATGCGAATTGGGTAACGTCTCTCTTCACAGGGTAATTTTTCTTGAATTGTTACAGCAGTGTTAGCCTCTGCAGAAGGTGATGGAGATAATGCACATGGGCTCTGTACTTGTGCTGCTTGAGGAGATGGTAAGTGCTCTGGACAGTTGATAGGAGCAACAGCAGGGGAGTCAACAGGCAGTGTGGGTATCTCTTCAGCTCTAACCACCCCTGATTTTCTCAACTGGTCAACATGACGTCGCCTTGAGTAGCCTCTACCTTATATGACAAGGGACCAGTTTGCTCTTTGACTAGTGCAGGAACCCATTTCTGATCTCCTCTGTAGCTCCTGGCAAGAACTGATTGTCCAATGGCAAAGCTATGTGTAACCTTGTCTGTTGCTTTATGGCCTTGTTTGATTTGTCTGTCTTGCACAGTctgcttaatatttggttgcagcaGGTCTAATCTAGAGCGAAGAGGACGCCCAAAGAACAACATAGCTGGAGTCTGGTTAGTTGTAGCATGGATGTAATTCTGATATGCAAATAAGAAGTTGGCCAATTTTTGCTGAAGGGTCAGCTTCTCATTTGTAAGCTTCTCGAAGGGCTCGTTTCAAACTTTGCACAAACCTCTCTGCCTGGCCATTTGTGGCTGGATGCCATGGAGCAGATGTAATGTGCCGTATGCCATTTTTGTGGAGGAATACCTGGAAATCTGTTGCTGTGAACTGGGGTCCGTTGTCACTCACTAGTTGTTGTGGAACTCCAGTTCTAGCAAATAAATCCTTTAGAACTTCAATAGTGTGAGAAGTAGTGGTGGAGCTCATAGTGAAAACCTCTGGCCATTTAGAGCATGTGTCGACTACCACCAGGAAAGTTGTCCCCATGAATGGTTCTGCAAAGTCGATATGAAGCCGCTGCCAAGGTAATGTAAGCCATTCCCATGGGTGAAGTGGTGCATGTTCTGGCTCATTCTGAACCATCTGGCAGCCACTTCATTGCTGCGCTATTTTCTCGATGTCTTCATCAATGCCTGGCCACCACACAATTTCTGGCAAGTGCCTTCATTTTCACCACACCTAGATGTCCCTTGTGAAGCTCTTCTAATACTCTGTGTTTTAGTTTATTGGGTACAATGGTTCTTAACCCCCACATCACACATCCAGCATTTAAGGCAATTTCATCACGTCTCGAGTAATATGCAGCCAGCAGGGATTTGTGCTGGGCTGTCCAGCCATTCAGTGTGGCAGCATACACCTGAGACAGGATCTTgtcatgttttgtttctgttttcaccaTGTCTGCCGTGATGGGCAGACTTTCAATCTGGCTGATAGAGATCATATCTATTGTTTCCTCATCTCTAAACTCATCTTTTTCAGCCTCCAGTGGCAGTCGTGACAACCCATCTGCATTTGCATGGCAGGCTGTACGTTTGTACTCAATCTTGTACCTGTGTCCACCTAAAAACAATGCCCAGCACTGCATTCGGGCAGCAGCTGTGGCAGGAACTCCTTTCTGCAGGCTGAAAATTGAGGTTAGCGGTTAGTGGTCTCTGACAAGGATGAATTCCTTACCAAAAAGATACTGGTTGAACCTTTTTACACCCCACACTAGACTCCATGCCTCCCTATCAATTTGGGCATAATTCTTCTCAGCTGCAGACAATGAGCGTGATGCAAAAGCTATAGGCCTCTCACTGCCATCTTCCATAACATGAGACATCACTTCTCCAATGCCGTATGGAGAAGCATCACAAGCCAGCTTGATTGGAAGGGACGAATTAAAGTGGGTTAGGACTGTGTCAGATGTCACCAGTCTCTTTGCATCTTGGAATGAATTTTCACATTCTTTGAACCATTTCCACTGTTTTCCAGCTTGTAATAGCTCATTGAGTGGATATAGCACAGTTGCCAGGTTTGGAAGAAACTTATTATAATAAttcacaaaccccaggaaggatCTAAGCTGTGAAACATTTTGTGGTTGCGGTGCCATCAATACAGCCTGAATCTTGTCCTGACATTTGTGCAAACCTTGGGCATCTATGGTGTGCCCTCAATACCTGACACTGGGCTTCAGGAACTCACATTTGCCTCGCCTGGCTCTTAGTCCATACTCTTCTAACCTTTTCAGAACCTTTTTGAGGTTTTCTAAATGCTCTTCATCTGTCGCTCCAGTGACAAAAATGTTGTCTAAATAGCACTGGACACCTGGCACTGACTGAAGGATCTAATCCATTGCTCTTTGCCAAATAGCTGGGGCAGAGGCTACCCCAAACACCAACCTGTTGTAACGATAAAAACCCTTTATTGTATTAATGGTCAGGAACACTTCCTCTACTTCCATCTGGAGGTATGCATCTGCTAAATCTAACTTTGAAAAACGTTGACCACCCGACAAACTGGCAACAATGTCCTCAATTCTCGGCAGAGGATACTGTTCAGCTTGCAGCACAGGATTAATAGAGACCTTAAAGTCCCCGCAGAGCCTGACTGTACCATTTCTCTTTACCATTGGGGCATCTGGGGTTGCCCAAGGACTCCAGTCTACTTTAGAAAGTATGCCGTTTGCCTCCAACCTATCCAATTCCTTTTCAACCAGGGGTCGGATGGCATAGGGTACTGGATGTGCCTTGTGGAACCGTGGGGTCGCACCACTCTTAAGTACAATTTTAGCTCTAATGTGCTGAAGAGTCCCAATGCCACTCTTAAATACCGGGGCGGCATTTCTTACTATCAGCTCTAGGTTCTTTTCTGTAGTCTGTTGCACAACAGGCAAAGCACGAAGGCTTTTAAtctctctccagtcaactcccagCTTTCTTAACCACTCACAGCCCCATAATGGTGCACCTCCATTTTGTATTATGTGTAAATCAAGTACCTTTTTCCTTCCATTATACTCTACTGTCACATGCAGCACTCCAATAGGCATAACCTTTTCACCTGTGTATGTTCTGAGAAGAACAGAAGAGGGGTTCAGCTTCTCCTTCTTGAAATACACCTTGTAATCTTTCAGTGACATTACTGAAACAGCTGAGCCAGTGTCCAATTCCATTTTTACCACCTGGCCATCTATCTTGGGGGTGAGCCAGATTGCCTGCTTGTCTTTTCCACTACGGCTAAATAATTCCAGACTTGCTAATGCATCTTCACTATCCATGTCAGAGACTTCTGCAACATTATGCACATTTGTCTTGTCGCTGTGATGCATTTTGTGTTCCGCACTAAACTTTGCCTTTCCACTACGACAGACTCTTTGAATATGGCCCGTTTTCTGGCACTGTCTGCACTCTTCATTTTTAAATCGGAactgtgagggaagatgggagtCGCGTCCACAGCGATAGCAGGGCCGTTTATGTACTTTGTTTATCTTGGCTGCCGCCATTTTATTTACGCTGCTCGTATTCACTCCTCTTTGTAGTTGAAGTGCATCTTTAGCTGCAGTTTCCATTGAAATAGCAATTTCTACTGCTTGTTTAAATGTCAAATCTGCCTCAGTTAACAGCCTCTTCTGGATTCCCTCTTGAAGGTTTCCACAAACCAAACAATCACGCAATGCATCGTTTAGCCCGTCACCAAACTGACAATATTCTGATAACTTTTTCAGTTCTGCCACATAGGCCGCAATTGTCTCTCCCTCGTTCTGATTACGCTTATGGAATCTGAAACGTTCCGCGATCAGTAATGGCTTAGGTGACAAATGACCCCGCATTACACGGACTAAGTCATTAAAACTTTTCTCAGCGGGTTTGTCTGGGGCAGTTAAACTACGGAGGAGGCCATAAGCTTTCTCTCCCATGGCACTCAGTAGCACAGGAATGTGTTTTTCAGCTGGAATATCATTTGCAGCGAAATACTGTTGCAGCCTTTCAACATACATATTCCAATCTTCCGTGGAACTATCAAAACCATCTATCTTTCCGATGTACGACATGTTTGCAATTTATCGTACTCGGCGTCGGGTCCTTGCTTTTCCACTTACTCGGTGCGGTTCTCGCTGCTGTTACTCAGTGTCACAGTGCTCAAAATTAACTTCTTGACCTCGTCGCCACTgtcatgtattaataatacagtacactATCGTTGCCCTTTTTTCCTTTGATAAGAACGGACGAGCAGACAGCGcatgcctttttctttcttgtctttattgaACAACAACTAACAAAATGTGCAAGGCATTACCAATCAAATCACCAGGTGTCAACCCACAATCAGACATCAATAGCTCAACTGAAATGTACACTTATACTGATATGTAACACAAAGTACTGGATAAATTTGTGGACTTTGTTTGCAAGGATATAAGGCCTTACAACACAGTGACTTTTGATGActatatacaggtgcatctcaataaatcagaatatcatcaaaaagttaatttatttcagtcatTAAATTCATAAAGTGAagctcatatattatatagactagcaaaatacccgcgcttcgcagcggagaagtagtgtgttaaagaagtaatgaaaaagaaaaggaaacattttgaaaataatgaaacatgattgtcaatgtaattgttttgtcactgttgtgagtgatgagagttgctgtcatatatacactgtatattgcattatatagaactgctctagtttttgtcacttattattataaacaatgggccatcaaaagaaaaaaaaaaaaaatactaataagaacacactttatttatatagcaccctgtccagaattcagaaagaacaacaggaccgatataacattggctataaataatatctcactaaataaaggtaaatgcaggatatacaaaacattcaaatagaataaaagacaataatccagaataaaatacaacatataatactacaaacaaattttgaacaaataacaaattgtgataaaaattcaaaccccgagtacctggacagataaagggggtaaactgaaagaagtggc includes:
- the LOC120538151 gene encoding induced myeloid leukemia cell differentiation protein Mcl-1-like encodes the protein MSDFPKSTQTMSRRLENGECDDCLEEADSVLQLHKLSSKNCLKLGEDANVDSCPFTQDATSRPVDSVQYGRRPVSRLEKETRELIAAYLFRSAGLPHSCSRTGRKPFDILVRVGDRIIKNNKSFFNEALQTIDFSQKELLEYMTDLAQDMLTERVMKWRHVTGFIVFGSAVAKHLKQVHLEHCILPLADHISALLLKHCKDWMVKNRAWEGFADFFHIVVREPETWQFRITFLGLAFLTDGLVSFFKLNEMLQFLIQILHYFFHTF